From a region of the Desulforegula conservatrix Mb1Pa genome:
- a CDS encoding papain-like cysteine protease family protein produces MKSNRIKIGFNIFKTILCLSLVFSSSTIVHAQVPPPVDIPVQNIPQETQVWCWVAVAQQIIMFCQGPQRTPPQCALVAIANDAPPQACCSGYNPMCVITGSTPQIQGLIAHFGGRYSGIAPPADPMTLYRTLASGKPIILQVRTGMQSAHVVVLRGMSFMPTPYGAEPVLHINDPMAYFTQPVPFSNLMRIWMSAIVVH; encoded by the coding sequence ATGAAAAGTAATCGTATTAAAATCGGTTTTAACATTTTTAAAACAATATTGTGTTTGTCTTTAGTTTTTTCCTCGTCAACAATAGTTCATGCTCAAGTACCACCCCCTGTTGATATTCCAGTACAAAATATTCCACAAGAAACACAAGTTTGGTGCTGGGTAGCAGTTGCACAGCAAATAATAATGTTTTGCCAAGGTCCTCAGCGGACTCCGCCTCAGTGCGCTTTGGTAGCAATTGCAAATGATGCACCTCCACAAGCATGTTGTTCGGGATATAATCCAATGTGTGTGATAACTGGTAGCACACCTCAAATTCAGGGTTTGATAGCACATTTTGGAGGTCGCTATTCAGGAATTGCCCCACCTGCAGATCCAATGACACTGTATAGAACTTTAGCATCAGGTAAACCTATAATACTTCAAGTAAGAACTGGTATGCAGAGCGCACACGTTGTTGTACTCAGGGGCATGTCATTTATGCCCACTCCATATGGAGCAGAGCCTGTATTGCATATTAATGACCCCATGGCTTATTTTACTCAACCAGTACCATTTTCAAATTTAATGCGAATATGGATGAGTGCAATAGTTGTCCATTAA